From Ictidomys tridecemlineatus isolate mIctTri1 chromosome 2, mIctTri1.hap1, whole genome shotgun sequence, the proteins below share one genomic window:
- the Hyal4 gene encoding hyaluronidase-4, giving the protein MKLLFEGQLRLCVVQPIHLTTWVLIFFILKSISSLKPARLPIYQRKPFIAAWNAPTDQCLIKYNLRLNLKMFQVIGSPLAKARGQNVTIFYVNRLGYYPWYTSQGVPINGGLPQNISLQVHLEKADQDINYYIPAEDFSGLAVIDWEYWRPQWDRNWNTKDVYRQKSRKLVSDTQGNVSATDIEYLAKVTFEENAKAFMKETIKLGIKSRPKGLWGYYLYPDCHNYNVYAPNYTGSCPEEEVLRNNELSWLWNSSAALYPSIGVRKSFGDSGNILRFSQFRVHESMRVSTMTSHDYALPVFVYTRLGYRDEPLFFLSKQDLISTIGESAALGAAGIVIWGDMNLTSSEGNCTKVKQFVSSDLGSYIVNVTRAAEVCSLHLCRSNGRCIRKTWKAPDYLHLNPASYHIEASEDGEFTVKGKASDTDLTVLAEKFSCHCYQGYKGADCREMKEADGCSGVSPFPGWLITLCLLLLAGYQSIQL; this is encoded by the exons ATGAAACTATTATTTGAAGGACAATTAAGGCTTTGTGTTGTTCAGCCAATACATCTGACAACATGGGTActcatattttttattctgaagtcTATCTCTTCTCTAAAACCCGCCCGACTCCCAATTTATCAAAGGAAACCTTTTATAGCTGCTTGGAATGCTCCAACAGATCAGTGTTTGATAAAGTATAATTTAAGactgaatttgaaaatgtttcagGTGATCGGAAGCCCATTGGCCAAGGCCAGGGGTCAAAATGTTACCATATTTTATGTCAACAGATTGGGATATTATCCATGGTATACATCACAGGGAGTCCCCATTAACGGGGGTCTCCCCCAGAACATAAGCTTGCAAGTGCATCTGGAAAAAGCTGACCAAGACATTAATTATTACATCCCCGCTGAAGACTTCAGTGGACTTGCTGTTATAGACTGGGAATATTGGCGACCCCAGTGGGACCGAAACTGGAACACAAAAGATGTCTACAGACAGAAGTCAAGAAAGCTTGTTTCTGATACACAAGGGAATGTATCAGCTACTGATATTGAATATTTAGCCAAAGTGACCTTTGAAGAGAATGCAAAAGCTTTCATGAAGGAAACCATCAAATTGGGAATTAAGAGTCGACCCAAGGGCCTTTGGGGTTATTATTTATATCCCGATTGCCACAATTATAATGTTTATGCCCCAAACTACACCGGGTCATGCCCAGAAGAGGAAGTCCTGAGGAACAATGAACTCTCCTGGCTTTGGAATAGCAGTGCTGCTTTATATCCTTCTATTGGTGTCAGGAAATCCTTTGGAGACAGTGGAAATATTTTGCGCTTCTCACAATTTCGAGTGCATGAATCCATGAGGGTCTCCACCATGACATCCCATGATTATGCTCTGCCTGTATTTGTCTACacaagactggggtacagagatgaacctttgttttttctttctaag CAAGATCTAATTAGTACCATAGGAGAAAGTGCTGCCTTGGGAGCTGCAGGCATTGTGATTTGGGGAGACATGAATTTAACCTCATCTGAG GGCAACTGTACAAAGGTGAAGCAATTTGTGAGTTCTGATTTAGGGAGCTACATAGTCAACGTGACCAGAGCGGCTGAAGTGTGCAGCCTTCACCTCTGCAGGAGTAACGGGAGGTGTATAAGGAAGACATGGAAAGCTCCCGATTACCTCCACTTGAACCCTGCAAGTTACCACATAGAGGCCTCTGAGGATGGGGAATTTACTGTGAAGGGAAAAGCATCTGATACGGACCTGACAGTGCTGGCAGAGAAATTTTCCTGTCATTGTTATCAGGGATACAAAGGAGCTGATtgcagagaaatgaaggaggCTGATGGCTGCTCTGGGGTTTCCCCTTTTCCTGGCTGGCTAATAACACTATGTTTACTCCTTTTAGCAGGTTATCAAAGCATTCAGCTGTGA